One stretch of Prunus persica cultivar Lovell chromosome G1, Prunus_persica_NCBIv2, whole genome shotgun sequence DNA includes these proteins:
- the LOC18793419 gene encoding uncharacterized protein LOC18793419 — translation MRAGSLWADEPNAPSTSVPRIPQPHPCKHSVSNVLRLLARREVSPQTKNSSKKLWGEASKSHSDSIGSRCEAARDARHGLVSWVEAESLQHLSARYCPLVPPPRSTIAAAFSPDGKTLASTHGDHTVKIIDCRTGICLKVLSGHRRTPWVVRFHPLQPDILASGSLDHEVRLWDANTAECIGSRDFLRPIASIAFHAQGELLAVASGHKLYIWHYNKRGETSSPTIVLKTRRSLRAVHFHPHAAPFLLTAEVNDLDSSDSSMTLATSPGYLRYPPPTVYLADAHSSDRSGLADGLPLMSLPFLIWPSFARDNGRISMQRSDLDNGSSNAQQRVDPSASVRLLTYSTPSGQYELLLSPIEPNSSSPVPEDTGTNPFLSEMETEVSQPAMDSLEPMEIQPEGRSNHIFPFGDSTYWELPFLQGWLIGQTQASQRNMRLVGDAAHDNPSPHGEMDNTAPLTSSVIPTSVNQSRGTGRSSSRHRTSRTHMVPTIGSNEGAGFNNITHSESEPQPVVNRIQSELANSFAAAAAAELPCTVKLRIWPHDVKNPCAPLDAERCRLIIPHAVLCSEMGAHFSPCGKFLAACVACMLPHMEADPGLQSQVNNDVTGAATSPTRHPISAHHVVYELRIYSLEEATFGMVLASRAIRAAHCLTSIQFSPTSEHILLAYGRRHSSLLKSVVIDGETTVPIYTILEVYRVSDMELVRVLPSAEDEVNVACFHPSVGGGLVYGTKEGKLRILQYDSSHGMSHTTSAFLDENMLEVPTYALEC, via the exons ATGAGGGCAGGTTCTTTGTGGGCCGACGAGCCCAATGCTCCGTCTACCTCTGTGCCGCGCATTCCTCAGCCCCATCCATGCAAGCACAG TGTTAGCAATGTCCTTAGACTGTTAGCACGGAGAGAGGTTTCTcctcaaacaaaaaactcgTCAAAGAAACTATGGGGGGAAGCTTCTAAGTCTCATTCTGATTCTATTGGCTCAAGGTGCGAAGCAGCTAGAGATGCTAGACATGGCCTTGTCTCATG GGTGGAGGCAGAGTCACTACAGCATTTGTCTGCCAGATATTGTCCGCTTGTGCCACCTCCACGGTCAACTATTGCAGCAGCCTTCAGCCCCGATGGAAAGACACTGGCTTCTACTCA CGGAGACCATACTGTAAAGATTATTGATTGCCGAACTGGGATCTGCTTAAAGGTGTTGAGTGGTCACCGTAGGACACCTTGGGTG GTTAGGTTTCATCCTTTGCAGCCAGACATTTTGGCTAGCGGAAGTTTGGATCATGAAGTTCGCTTGTGGGATGCAAACACGGCAGAGTGTATAGGATCACGTGATTTTT TGCGTCCCATTGCTTCGATAGCTTTTCATGCCCAAGGTGAGCTTCTTGCTGTTGCGTCAGGTCACAAG TTATACATATGGCACTACAATAAGAGAGGGGAGACATCCTCACCAACCATAGTACTGAAAACACGACGTTCACTTCGGGCTGTGCATTTTCACCCGCATGCAGCTCCGTTTCTTTTAACTGCCGAG GTCAATGACCTTGACTCATCAGATTCCTCGATGACACTTGCAACTTCTCCGGGTTACCTGCGCTATCCTCCACCTACTGTATATTTGGCAGATGCTCACTCTAGTGATCGTTCTGGTTTGGCAGATGGACTACCTCTTATGTCTCTACCATTTCTGATATGGCCTTCATTTGCTAGAGATAATGGGAGAATATCTATGCAGCGTAGTGATCTGGACAATGGTTCAAGTAATGCACAACAAAGAGTTGATCCTTCAGCTTCAGTGCGGCTTCTAACATATTCAACTCCTTCAGGGCAGTATGAACTTCTGTTGTCCCCAATTGAACCTAATAGCTCTTCTCCAGTGCCAGAAGACACAGGAACTAATCCTTTCTTGAGTGAAATGGAAACTGAAGTTTCTCAACCTGCAATGGACAGTTTGGAGCCTATGGAAATTCAACCAGAAGGGAGAAGTAATCATATTTTCCCATTTGGTGACTCAACATATTGGGAACTTCCTTTCTTACAAGGGTGGTTAATTGGTCAGACCCAAGCTAGCCAACGGAATATGCGGCTGGTAGGTGATGCTGCACATGATAATCCATCTCCACACGGTGAGATGGATAATACAGCTCCCTTAACTTCCTCAGTAATACCGACCAGTGTGAATCAATCCAGGGGTACTGGAAGATCTAGTTCCCGGCATCGTACTTCACGTACTCATATGGTGCCAACAATTGGGTCTAATGAAGGTGCTGGATTCAATAATATCACACACAGTGAAAGTGAGCCTCAACCTGTTGTGAACAGAATCCAATCTGAACTTGCAAACTCATTTGCTGCAGCAGCAGCTGCAGAGTTACCTTGCACTGTGAAGCTCAGAATTTGGCCACATGATGTGAAAAATCCTTGTGCTCCCCTTGATGCAGAAAGATGTCGCTTAATCATTCCACATGCTGTACTTTGTAG TGAAATGGGTGCCCATTTTTCCCCTTGTGGAAAGTTTTTAGCCGCTTGTGTTGCATGTATGTTGCCCCATATGGAAGCTGATCCTGGATTACAGAGCCAGGTCAACAATGATGTCACAGGGGCAGCAACTTCTCCAACTCGACATCCAATTTCAGCTCACCATGTCGTATATGAGCTCCGGATATATTCCCTTGAGGAGGCAAC ATTTGGCATGGTTCTTGCATCCCGGGCAATAAGAGCTGCCCATTGCTTGACATCTATTCAG TTCTCTCCTACATCAGAGCATATATTACTTGCCTATGGCCGTCGTCACAGTTCACTTCTTAAGAGTGTTGTCATTGATGGAGAGACAACAGTGCCTATTTACACCATTCTGGAG GTCTATAGAGTTTCTGATATGGAACTTGTGAGAGTCCTTCCTAGTGCAGAGGATGAAGTCAATGTCGCTTGCTTTCATCCTTCAGTTGGAGGTGGCCTTGTCTATGGAACTAAG GAAGGGAAGTTACGGATCCTCCAATATGATAGTTCTCATGGAATGAGTCATACAACATCCGCTTTTCTTGATGAAAACATGCTTGAG GTCCCAACATATGCTTTGGAATGCTAG